From a single Bacillus alveayuensis genomic region:
- a CDS encoding tryptophan 2,3-dioxygenase (product_source=KO:K00453; cog=COG3483; ko=KO:K00453; pfam=PF03301; superfamily=140959; tigrfam=TIGR03036): protein MKKHLSEMEKERSIHTDFKNRMTYGEYLQLDQILSSQHRLSDHHDEMLFIIIHQVSELWMKLILHEIRASIWHIEQDHLDPAFKMLARVSKIQSQIIYAWDVLSTLTPSEYMEFRDKLGQASGFQSYQYRMIEFALGYKSDHILKIYKKDPDLLKELQEAYQAPSLYDVAIQQLAKAGFDINPDLLERDYSKPYKGDSSVEHAWLSVYQEVEKYWNLYQLAEKLIDIEDWIQQWRFRHMKTVERIIGHKMGTGGSSGVGYLKKVLDHCFFPELWNIRTKL, encoded by the coding sequence ATGAAGAAGCACCTATCAGAAATGGAAAAAGAACGAAGCATTCATACTGATTTTAAAAATCGCATGACTTATGGTGAATACTTACAGCTTGATCAAATTTTATCGAGTCAGCATCGGTTATCCGATCACCATGATGAAATGCTTTTTATTATCATTCATCAAGTGAGCGAATTATGGATGAAGCTTATTCTTCACGAAATTCGGGCTTCTATTTGGCATATCGAACAAGATCATCTCGATCCAGCGTTTAAAATGTTAGCTCGAGTTTCTAAAATCCAGTCGCAAATTATTTATGCATGGGATGTGTTATCAACGTTAACTCCTTCAGAATACATGGAGTTTCGCGATAAACTCGGACAAGCATCCGGATTTCAGTCCTATCAATACCGCATGATTGAATTTGCATTAGGCTATAAATCTGACCATATATTAAAAATTTATAAAAAAGATCCCGATTTATTAAAAGAGCTGCAGGAAGCCTATCAAGCGCCAAGCCTTTATGATGTAGCGATTCAACAATTAGCAAAAGCAGGCTTCGATATTAATCCAGATCTTTTAGAGCGTGATTACTCCAAGCCTTATAAAGGAGATTCATCCGTTGAACATGCATGGCTTTCTGTATACCAAGAGGTTGAAAAATATTGGAATTTATATCAGCTCGCGGAAAAACTTATCGATATTGAAGATTGGATTCAACAATGGCGCTTCCGCCACATGAAAACGGTTGAACGCATTATCGGCCACAAAATGGGAACAGGAGGCTCATCTGGTGTTGGATATTTAAAAAAGGTGCTTGATCACTGCTTCTTCCCTGAATTGTGGAACATTCGGACAAAACTTTAA
- a CDS encoding AcrR family transcriptional regulator (product_source=COG1309; cath_funfam=1.10.10.60; cog=COG1309; pfam=PF00440; superfamily=46689,48498), with protein MKQKDSHLSNRQKQALQTRQRLLDAGLAVFLENGFQKATISQIIKKAKTGYGTAYVYFQNKDELFIELMEDVMNRFYEVAELSFEPKSKSEAYEMIEHQVRLFLKLAIQEREIMKVVKEAIGLSVAVNDKWLEIREKFIKRITVDVRYSQQNGLAKPTLNAAVIARAWYYANEMFMWEIVEKDITSIEDIVSNLTKMYTGGLYL; from the coding sequence ATGAAACAAAAGGATAGCCATCTTTCAAATAGACAAAAGCAAGCGTTGCAAACAAGACAGCGGCTACTAGATGCGGGACTAGCCGTTTTCTTAGAAAATGGATTTCAAAAGGCAACCATTTCGCAAATTATTAAAAAAGCGAAAACAGGTTATGGAACAGCCTATGTTTACTTTCAAAATAAAGATGAACTTTTTATTGAGTTAATGGAAGATGTGATGAATCGGTTTTATGAGGTGGCCGAGCTTTCATTTGAACCAAAATCAAAGTCGGAAGCTTATGAAATGATTGAACATCAAGTTCGCCTTTTTTTAAAGCTTGCCATCCAAGAACGTGAAATCATGAAAGTGGTGAAGGAGGCCATCGGGTTATCTGTAGCCGTAAATGATAAGTGGCTTGAAATCCGGGAGAAATTTATTAAGCGAATCACTGTGGATGTTCGCTATTCACAGCAAAATGGTTTAGCCAAACCGACTTTAAATGCTGCTGTCATAGCAAGAGCTTGGTATTATGCAAACGAAATGTTTATGTGGGAAATCGTTGAAAAAGATATCACTTCTATTGAAGACATTGTTAGCAATTTAACAAAAATGTATACAGGGGGATTGTATTTATAA
- a CDS encoding NSS family neurotransmitter:Na+ symporter (product_source=KO:K03308; cog=COG0733; ko=KO:K03308; pfam=PF00209; superfamily=161070; transmembrane_helix_parts=Inside_1_11,TMhelix_12_29,Outside_30_43,TMhelix_44_66,Inside_67_86,TMhelix_87_109,Outside_110_140,TMhelix_141_163,Inside_164_169,TMhelix_170_192,Outside_193_217,TMhelix_218_240,Inside_241_252,TMhelix_253_275,Outside_276_306,TMhelix_307_329,Inside_330_341,TMhelix_342_364,Outside_365_378,TMhelix_379_398,Inside_399_425,TMhelix_426_444,Outside_445_446), whose product MDGRKEQWSSKLGFILSSAGAAIGLGAIWKFPYVTGMSGGGAFFLIFIAFTLLIGLPMLISEFIIGRGAGKEAISAYRKLAPNTNWVWVGRLGVIGCFLLLSFYSVAGGWVLIYSALSVPGMLITDATNYPDLFGSIISNPMITLLGLALFLLINVIVLSFGIQNGIEKANKYLMPLLFIFFIILVVRSLTLEGAMEGVRFFLTPNFENITSEAILYALGQSFFALAVGFSCMVTYSSYLDQNVSLPSSASWVALMNIFVSMLAGLAIFPAVFSFGLEPAEGPGLLFIVLPTVFSQMPFGELFLSLFLLLFLFATLTSSFSLLEIIVSAFTAKGTRSRKAVSLTSGLIVFIAGIPAALSFSALADFQIFGKTVFDATDYLVSNILLPIGCLFISLFIVHKMDKELVKQEFLLAGNFPNALYSAWRWLMKWIVPIGIIIVFINLIRG is encoded by the coding sequence ATGGATGGGAGAAAAGAACAATGGTCTTCTAAATTAGGATTTATTCTTTCTTCAGCAGGTGCCGCTATTGGACTAGGTGCAATATGGAAGTTCCCATACGTAACGGGGATGAGTGGCGGTGGAGCTTTCTTTTTAATTTTTATTGCATTCACGCTATTAATAGGTCTTCCGATGTTGATCTCTGAATTTATTATTGGCCGCGGGGCTGGAAAAGAAGCGATCAGTGCTTATCGAAAGCTTGCTCCGAACACGAATTGGGTATGGGTTGGCCGTTTAGGTGTGATTGGCTGCTTCCTTCTTTTATCATTTTATAGCGTTGCTGGTGGCTGGGTTCTCATTTATTCCGCTTTATCTGTACCAGGGATGCTCATTACCGATGCCACAAATTACCCTGACTTATTCGGTAGTATCATTTCAAATCCTATGATTACGCTTCTCGGTCTTGCTCTCTTTTTACTCATTAATGTAATTGTGTTATCATTTGGGATTCAAAATGGTATTGAAAAAGCGAATAAATATTTAATGCCGTTATTATTCATCTTTTTTATCATTCTCGTTGTCCGTTCACTTACATTAGAAGGAGCGATGGAAGGTGTTCGCTTTTTCCTAACACCAAACTTTGAAAATATAACAAGCGAGGCCATTTTATATGCATTAGGACAATCCTTTTTCGCCTTAGCCGTTGGATTTTCGTGTATGGTTACGTACAGCTCTTATTTAGATCAAAATGTCAGCCTGCCATCATCAGCAAGCTGGGTAGCGCTGATGAATATTTTCGTTTCCATGTTAGCTGGTCTTGCGATTTTCCCAGCCGTATTTTCATTCGGACTAGAGCCAGCCGAAGGACCTGGACTATTATTCATCGTACTGCCAACCGTTTTTTCACAAATGCCGTTTGGTGAACTCTTTTTAAGCTTGTTCCTATTACTGTTTTTATTCGCTACATTAACGAGTTCATTTAGCTTACTGGAAATTATCGTGTCCGCTTTTACAGCAAAGGGAACACGTTCCAGAAAAGCTGTCTCTTTAACATCTGGATTAATTGTTTTTATTGCCGGAATTCCTGCTGCCTTATCATTTAGTGCACTCGCTGATTTTCAAATTTTCGGCAAAACAGTCTTTGATGCGACAGATTATCTCGTCAGCAACATTCTTCTTCCAATCGGATGCTTATTCATTAGCTTATTTATCGTCCACAAAATGGATAAAGAACTTGTGAAACAAGAATTTTTACTTGCTGGGAACTTCCCTAATGCTCTCTACTCAGCATGGAGATGGCTTATGAAGTGGATCGTCCCGATTGGAATTATCATCGTATTTATTAATTTGATAAGAGGGTAA
- a CDS encoding kynureninase (product_source=KO:K01556; cath_funfam=3.40.640.10; cog=COG3844; ko=KO:K01556; pfam=PF00266; superfamily=53383; tigrfam=TIGR01814), with product MTLTREYAQQLDKEDDLQSFRDEFYVQEDVVYLDGNSLGLLSKRAEKSLLSILESWKKYGIDGWTSGEYPWFYLSETLGSKMAPLVGAKPNEVIVSGSTTVNMHQLVSTFYQPEGKKTKILADELNFPSDIYVLQSQLKLKGYDPSEHLIRVKSLDGNTLCEDDIIEQMTDEVALIVLPSVLYRSGQILNMKRLTEEAHKRNILIGFDLCHSIGSIPHALDEWDVDFAFWCTYKHLNGGPGSVAALYVNEKHFGKTPGLAGWFSSHKEKQFDMEHTLTPALDAGAYQIGTPHILSVAPLIGSLEIFEEAGIEKIRKKSLQLTQFMIDLIKQELNEYGFTFGNPLEDEKRGGHIFLEHQEAARICKALKDAGVIPDFRAPNGIRLAPVALYNTFEEVWRTVQILKDIMKNEQYKKYENKREVVA from the coding sequence ATGACCTTAACACGTGAATACGCCCAACAATTAGACAAGGAAGATGATCTTCAATCATTTCGAGACGAGTTTTATGTTCAAGAAGATGTTGTTTATCTTGACGGAAATTCGCTCGGCTTATTGTCCAAACGTGCTGAAAAATCTCTTCTTTCGATCTTAGAATCTTGGAAAAAATATGGAATTGACGGCTGGACATCTGGCGAGTATCCTTGGTTTTATTTATCCGAAACATTAGGAAGTAAAATGGCTCCATTAGTCGGTGCAAAGCCTAATGAAGTAATTGTAAGCGGTTCCACAACTGTTAATATGCATCAATTAGTATCAACATTTTATCAACCTGAAGGGAAGAAAACAAAAATATTAGCAGATGAACTGAACTTCCCTTCAGACATTTATGTCTTGCAGAGCCAATTAAAGCTAAAAGGCTATGATCCTTCTGAACATTTAATTCGCGTAAAGAGCTTAGACGGCAACACACTGTGTGAAGATGACATCATCGAACAGATGACAGATGAGGTAGCCTTAATTGTTTTACCTAGTGTTTTATACAGAAGTGGACAAATATTAAATATGAAGCGCTTAACTGAAGAAGCACATAAGCGGAATATTCTCATCGGTTTTGATTTATGCCATTCCATCGGTTCCATTCCACATGCATTAGATGAATGGGATGTTGATTTTGCGTTTTGGTGTACTTATAAGCATTTAAATGGAGGACCAGGCAGTGTTGCAGCACTTTATGTTAATGAAAAGCATTTTGGAAAAACACCTGGACTTGCCGGTTGGTTTAGCTCTCATAAAGAAAAACAATTTGATATGGAGCATACATTAACCCCTGCGCTTGATGCCGGAGCTTATCAAATCGGTACACCGCACATTTTAAGTGTCGCACCTTTAATCGGCTCCTTGGAAATTTTCGAAGAAGCTGGGATCGAAAAAATTCGTAAAAAATCACTACAATTAACACAATTTATGATCGATTTAATCAAACAGGAATTAAATGAATACGGATTTACGTTCGGAAACCCACTTGAAGACGAAAAACGAGGCGGTCATATCTTTTTAGAGCATCAAGAAGCAGCCCGCATCTGTAAAGCATTAAAAGATGCAGGAGTCATTCCTGATTTTCGAGCACCAAACGGCATTCGTCTTGCACCAGTTGCCCTTTACAACACGTTTGAAGAAGTTTGGCGAACAGTACAAATTTTAAAAGACATTATGAAAAACGAACAGTATAAAAAATATGAAAACAAACGGGAAGTGGTCGCATGA
- a CDS encoding uncharacterized protein (TIGR02679 family) (product_source=TIGR02679; pfam=PF09664,PF11796; superfamily=56726; tigrfam=TIGR02679), which yields MTQLHEFVTYLKEESGFDRLLPKLIERYRQLGRIGGSVKLTHLQPNEKMAFTTFFRKDYTHQSSATISFALFEKALSKTKYAHLEIKDILEAYAGEKLVTKVEEKEQYELQKEAFFQQLIDENPHASRWLHFVKNKGRGTRFLHSLYDENCQLLRAILQHVCQALKKLPSGNRFERLPFFAQKITKNPHAFDLDGEQGKALLHALQFHLYEKGEISFIYSQLTSEEANDILQSFHLLRDDLLNFVTCIGLIGTTKKGDYELFQAANREQAALNLPLREVVKLTTCRPIMGNAVFIVENSGVCSTILDRWPFPEPPPLICTHGQFKLAALLLIDLLVKENVTIYYSGDFDGEGLQMAQRLKKRSPEHVKLWRYSLKDYQHCISNKDLENERLSRLNMIDLPELMEVKEEMINQKKAGYQEELIDELIHDMKIIC from the coding sequence TTGACACAACTACACGAATTTGTCACCTATTTAAAAGAGGAGTCTGGTTTCGACCGGCTCCTTCCGAAACTCATTGAACGTTATCGCCAATTAGGCCGGATTGGGGGAAGCGTGAAGCTCACCCATTTACAACCAAATGAAAAAATGGCTTTTACGACCTTTTTTCGAAAAGACTATACCCATCAATCTTCTGCAACGATTTCATTTGCTCTTTTTGAAAAAGCATTATCTAAAACAAAATATGCTCACCTTGAGATAAAAGATATTCTCGAAGCGTATGCAGGAGAAAAGCTTGTAACGAAAGTGGAGGAAAAAGAACAATACGAATTACAAAAAGAAGCATTTTTTCAACAATTAATCGATGAAAATCCCCATGCATCTCGTTGGCTCCATTTTGTCAAAAATAAAGGAAGGGGAACGCGATTTCTCCATTCCTTATATGATGAAAATTGCCAGTTATTAAGAGCGATTCTTCAACATGTTTGCCAAGCGCTCAAAAAATTACCAAGCGGAAACCGTTTTGAACGGTTGCCGTTTTTTGCTCAAAAAATCACGAAAAATCCCCATGCATTTGACCTTGATGGTGAACAAGGAAAAGCATTATTGCATGCATTACAGTTTCATTTATACGAAAAAGGGGAAATCTCGTTTATTTACAGCCAATTAACATCAGAAGAAGCAAATGACATTTTACAATCGTTTCATCTTTTACGTGATGATTTATTAAATTTTGTGACTTGTATCGGGCTTATAGGAACGACGAAGAAAGGGGATTATGAGCTATTTCAAGCCGCAAATCGCGAACAAGCTGCCCTAAATTTACCTTTAAGAGAAGTCGTAAAGCTAACCACTTGTCGTCCGATTATGGGAAATGCCGTTTTTATTGTGGAAAATTCCGGTGTTTGTTCAACAATTTTAGATCGTTGGCCATTTCCAGAGCCACCTCCACTTATTTGTACACATGGACAATTTAAATTAGCTGCTTTATTATTAATTGATCTTTTGGTGAAAGAAAATGTAACCATATATTATTCCGGCGATTTTGATGGAGAAGGCTTGCAAATGGCACAGCGGCTAAAAAAACGATCACCCGAACATGTGAAGCTTTGGCGCTACAGCTTAAAAGACTATCAACATTGTATATCCAATAAAGATTTAGAGAACGAACGCCTCTCCCGCCTCAATATGATTGATCTTCCCGAGCTAATGGAAGTAAAAGAAGAGATGATCAATCAGAAAAAAGCCGGATACCAAGAAGAATTAATAGACGAACTAATTCATGATATGAAAATCATTTGTTAA
- a CDS encoding arylformamidase (product_source=KO:K07130; cath_funfam=3.50.30.50; cog=COG1878; ko=KO:K07130; pfam=PF04199; superfamily=102198; tigrfam=TIGR03035) — translation MTKWIDISQPLHNGIAHWPGDTPFSYEISFSKSRTGSVNIGKIITSLHTGTHVDAPFHFINHGEKIHDLDVNLFIGKAKMVDVSHYEKIGAKELHDVDLNGVDHLLLRTSPENNPNQFPINIPYLLPDLAPFLQKCGIKLVGVDIPSVDPLDSKEMVAHHALYQHGIMILENIVLRHIEPGDYELIALPLPIMGADGSPVRAVVKRINSEGM, via the coding sequence ATGACGAAGTGGATCGACATTTCACAACCGCTTCATAATGGCATTGCCCACTGGCCAGGAGATACACCATTTTCCTATGAAATTTCTTTTTCGAAATCTCGAACAGGCTCTGTCAATATTGGGAAAATCATAACAAGCCTGCATACTGGTACACATGTTGACGCTCCATTTCACTTTATTAATCACGGGGAGAAAATTCATGATTTAGATGTCAATCTTTTTATCGGTAAAGCGAAAATGGTTGATGTGTCTCACTATGAAAAAATTGGCGCAAAAGAGCTTCATGATGTGGACTTAAATGGGGTCGATCATTTGCTGTTGCGCACTTCACCAGAAAATAATCCTAATCAATTCCCGATCAACATTCCGTATCTTTTGCCGGATCTTGCTCCCTTTTTACAAAAATGCGGAATTAAGCTTGTCGGTGTCGATATACCTTCTGTTGATCCGCTTGATAGCAAGGAAATGGTGGCACATCATGCACTTTATCAACACGGAATAATGATTTTAGAAAATATCGTTCTCCGCCATATTGAACCAGGAGATTATGAACTGATTGCTCTACCGCTTCCAATCATGGGAGCAGATGGGAGTCCAGTTCGAGCAGTCGTGAAACGTATAAATTCGGAGGGGATGTAA